Proteins from a single region of Neodiprion virginianus isolate iyNeoVirg1 chromosome 4, iyNeoVirg1.1, whole genome shotgun sequence:
- the LOC124302317 gene encoding glycoprotein 3-alpha-L-fucosyltransferase A isoform X1 yields MLEQHRGMAVGLMRFSLKRCFLYVLCLTVALFFVLNVRQRDFWNPPRTDAVHADTPARTIPDGSKMKQVWSTKKRVRPKSKGKEKIATEAVNSSALVNLLEISEDVWDPAHRPWYMKDGHRLPHPAPRIRRSGKRVARLWPEEDPMEDRITNQLMYVPPEYNKTSAEQKLKKILVTNGMGEAKPGREIFQKLGCPVDTCTILRSKPEEADLILFKDHVSHPGSRPQNQIWMLYFLECPYHTQTIKFPQINWTATYRRDSDIVAPYERWHYYDPKITQIPQRINYAANKTRKVAWFVSNCHARNQRLQYARELGKYIPVDIYGACGSLRCPRSRAQTCFDMLDTDYKFYLAFENSNCKDYITEKFFVNGLGHNVLPIVMGARPEDYERSSPYRSYIHVDEFESPKELADYLHRLDKDDELYNSYFRWKGTGEFINTYFFCRVCAMLHDEYPVKSYSDVNVWWRGEGVCTQSSWRKHNAPSNAIGN; encoded by the exons ATGCTTGAACAACATCGAGGAATGGCTGTCGGTCTGATGCGGTTTTCTTTGAAACGATGTTTTCTGTATGTGTTATGTCTCACCGTGGCGCTATTCTTCGTACTGAATGTTCGCCAGAGAGATTTTTGGAACCCCCCACGAACAGATGCTGTTCACGCGGATACACCGGCGAGGACGATACCTGACGGGTCGAAG ATGAAACAGGTTTGGTCTACGAAGAAGAGAGTCCGTCCTAAGAgcaaaggaaaagaaaagatagCAACAGAG GCGGTGAATTCATCCGCGTTGGTCAACTTACTGGAAATATCTGAAGACGTTTGGGACCCAGCCCACAGACCGTGGTACATGAAGGATGGCCACCGATTGCCACATCCCGCACCGCGGATTCGGCGTAGTGGAAAACGAGTCGCTCGTCTCTGGCCCGAAGAGGATCCTATGGAAGATCGCATCACCAATCAG CTGATGTATGTACCTCCAGAGTACAACAAGACCAGCGCAGAGCAGAAGCTGAAGAAAATATTGGTGACCAATGGCATGGGCGAGGCTAAACCTGGTCGTGAAATATTCCAGAAGCTTGGCTGCCCCGTCGACACGTGTACGATCCTACGAAGTAAGCCTGAAGAGGCCGACTTGATCTTGTTCAAAGACCACGTCAGTCATCCCGGTTCCAGGCCGCAGAACCAG ATATGGATGCTGTATTTTCTGGAGTGTCCTTACCACACGCAGACGATAAAGTTTCCTCAGATAAACTGGACGGCAACGTACAGGAGGGACAGCGACATAGTCGCTCCTTACGAAAGATGGCATTACTACGATCCGAAGATCACCCAAATTCCACAGCGCATCAATTACGCCGCCAACAAGACGAGAAAG GTTGCCTGGTTCGTATCAAACTGCCACGCGCGAAATCAGAGGCTCCAGTACGCGAGGGAACTCGGTAAATACATTCCAGTTGACATATACGGGGCCTGCGGATCCCTGAGGTGTCCACGGTCCAGGGCGCAGACATGCTTCGACATGTTGGACACTGACTACAAGTTCTACCTTGCTTTCGAGAATTCAAACTGCAAGGACTACATAACGGAAAAATTCTTCGTCAACGGTCTTGG GCACAATGTGCTGCCGATCGTGATGGGTGCCAGACCGGAAGACTACGAGCGAAGCTCTCCGTACAGGTCGTACATCCACGTGGACGAGTTCGAGTCGCCTAAGGAGTTGGCGGATTACTTGCACCGCCTTGACAAGGACGACGAGCTTTACAATTCGTACTTCCGCTGGAAGGGTACCGGGGAATTTATAAATACGTATTTTTTCTGTCGCGTATGCGCGATGCTGCACGACGAGTATCCGGTGAAATCGTACAGCGACGTGAACGTCTGGTGGCGAGGTGAAGGAGTCTGCACGCAGTCCTCCTGGCGGAAGCACAACGCGCCATCGAACGCGATTGGAAATTGA
- the LOC124302317 gene encoding glycoprotein 3-alpha-L-fucosyltransferase A isoform X2 — protein MLEQHRGMAVGLMRFSLKRCFLYVLCLTVALFFVLNVRQRDFWNPPRTDAVHADTPARTIPDGSKAVNSSALVNLLEISEDVWDPAHRPWYMKDGHRLPHPAPRIRRSGKRVARLWPEEDPMEDRITNQLMYVPPEYNKTSAEQKLKKILVTNGMGEAKPGREIFQKLGCPVDTCTILRSKPEEADLILFKDHVSHPGSRPQNQIWMLYFLECPYHTQTIKFPQINWTATYRRDSDIVAPYERWHYYDPKITQIPQRINYAANKTRKVAWFVSNCHARNQRLQYARELGKYIPVDIYGACGSLRCPRSRAQTCFDMLDTDYKFYLAFENSNCKDYITEKFFVNGLGHNVLPIVMGARPEDYERSSPYRSYIHVDEFESPKELADYLHRLDKDDELYNSYFRWKGTGEFINTYFFCRVCAMLHDEYPVKSYSDVNVWWRGEGVCTQSSWRKHNAPSNAIGN, from the exons ATGCTTGAACAACATCGAGGAATGGCTGTCGGTCTGATGCGGTTTTCTTTGAAACGATGTTTTCTGTATGTGTTATGTCTCACCGTGGCGCTATTCTTCGTACTGAATGTTCGCCAGAGAGATTTTTGGAACCCCCCACGAACAGATGCTGTTCACGCGGATACACCGGCGAGGACGATACCTGACGGGTCGAAG GCGGTGAATTCATCCGCGTTGGTCAACTTACTGGAAATATCTGAAGACGTTTGGGACCCAGCCCACAGACCGTGGTACATGAAGGATGGCCACCGATTGCCACATCCCGCACCGCGGATTCGGCGTAGTGGAAAACGAGTCGCTCGTCTCTGGCCCGAAGAGGATCCTATGGAAGATCGCATCACCAATCAG CTGATGTATGTACCTCCAGAGTACAACAAGACCAGCGCAGAGCAGAAGCTGAAGAAAATATTGGTGACCAATGGCATGGGCGAGGCTAAACCTGGTCGTGAAATATTCCAGAAGCTTGGCTGCCCCGTCGACACGTGTACGATCCTACGAAGTAAGCCTGAAGAGGCCGACTTGATCTTGTTCAAAGACCACGTCAGTCATCCCGGTTCCAGGCCGCAGAACCAG ATATGGATGCTGTATTTTCTGGAGTGTCCTTACCACACGCAGACGATAAAGTTTCCTCAGATAAACTGGACGGCAACGTACAGGAGGGACAGCGACATAGTCGCTCCTTACGAAAGATGGCATTACTACGATCCGAAGATCACCCAAATTCCACAGCGCATCAATTACGCCGCCAACAAGACGAGAAAG GTTGCCTGGTTCGTATCAAACTGCCACGCGCGAAATCAGAGGCTCCAGTACGCGAGGGAACTCGGTAAATACATTCCAGTTGACATATACGGGGCCTGCGGATCCCTGAGGTGTCCACGGTCCAGGGCGCAGACATGCTTCGACATGTTGGACACTGACTACAAGTTCTACCTTGCTTTCGAGAATTCAAACTGCAAGGACTACATAACGGAAAAATTCTTCGTCAACGGTCTTGG GCACAATGTGCTGCCGATCGTGATGGGTGCCAGACCGGAAGACTACGAGCGAAGCTCTCCGTACAGGTCGTACATCCACGTGGACGAGTTCGAGTCGCCTAAGGAGTTGGCGGATTACTTGCACCGCCTTGACAAGGACGACGAGCTTTACAATTCGTACTTCCGCTGGAAGGGTACCGGGGAATTTATAAATACGTATTTTTTCTGTCGCGTATGCGCGATGCTGCACGACGAGTATCCGGTGAAATCGTACAGCGACGTGAACGTCTGGTGGCGAGGTGAAGGAGTCTGCACGCAGTCCTCCTGGCGGAAGCACAACGCGCCATCGAACGCGATTGGAAATTGA
- the LOC124302317 gene encoding glycoprotein 3-alpha-L-fucosyltransferase A isoform X3 → MKDGHRLPHPAPRIRRSGKRVARLWPEEDPMEDRITNQLMYVPPEYNKTSAEQKLKKILVTNGMGEAKPGREIFQKLGCPVDTCTILRSKPEEADLILFKDHVSHPGSRPQNQIWMLYFLECPYHTQTIKFPQINWTATYRRDSDIVAPYERWHYYDPKITQIPQRINYAANKTRKVAWFVSNCHARNQRLQYARELGKYIPVDIYGACGSLRCPRSRAQTCFDMLDTDYKFYLAFENSNCKDYITEKFFVNGLGHNVLPIVMGARPEDYERSSPYRSYIHVDEFESPKELADYLHRLDKDDELYNSYFRWKGTGEFINTYFFCRVCAMLHDEYPVKSYSDVNVWWRGEGVCTQSSWRKHNAPSNAIGN, encoded by the exons ATGAAGGATGGCCACCGATTGCCACATCCCGCACCGCGGATTCGGCGTAGTGGAAAACGAGTCGCTCGTCTCTGGCCCGAAGAGGATCCTATGGAAGATCGCATCACCAATCAG CTGATGTATGTACCTCCAGAGTACAACAAGACCAGCGCAGAGCAGAAGCTGAAGAAAATATTGGTGACCAATGGCATGGGCGAGGCTAAACCTGGTCGTGAAATATTCCAGAAGCTTGGCTGCCCCGTCGACACGTGTACGATCCTACGAAGTAAGCCTGAAGAGGCCGACTTGATCTTGTTCAAAGACCACGTCAGTCATCCCGGTTCCAGGCCGCAGAACCAG ATATGGATGCTGTATTTTCTGGAGTGTCCTTACCACACGCAGACGATAAAGTTTCCTCAGATAAACTGGACGGCAACGTACAGGAGGGACAGCGACATAGTCGCTCCTTACGAAAGATGGCATTACTACGATCCGAAGATCACCCAAATTCCACAGCGCATCAATTACGCCGCCAACAAGACGAGAAAG GTTGCCTGGTTCGTATCAAACTGCCACGCGCGAAATCAGAGGCTCCAGTACGCGAGGGAACTCGGTAAATACATTCCAGTTGACATATACGGGGCCTGCGGATCCCTGAGGTGTCCACGGTCCAGGGCGCAGACATGCTTCGACATGTTGGACACTGACTACAAGTTCTACCTTGCTTTCGAGAATTCAAACTGCAAGGACTACATAACGGAAAAATTCTTCGTCAACGGTCTTGG GCACAATGTGCTGCCGATCGTGATGGGTGCCAGACCGGAAGACTACGAGCGAAGCTCTCCGTACAGGTCGTACATCCACGTGGACGAGTTCGAGTCGCCTAAGGAGTTGGCGGATTACTTGCACCGCCTTGACAAGGACGACGAGCTTTACAATTCGTACTTCCGCTGGAAGGGTACCGGGGAATTTATAAATACGTATTTTTTCTGTCGCGTATGCGCGATGCTGCACGACGAGTATCCGGTGAAATCGTACAGCGACGTGAACGTCTGGTGGCGAGGTGAAGGAGTCTGCACGCAGTCCTCCTGGCGGAAGCACAACGCGCCATCGAACGCGATTGGAAATTGA